The Tolypothrix sp. NIES-4075 genomic interval GGAATAACCAAATCTGATTTTTTAACAGATGCTTTAAAAGAGTCTAAAGTATCAGCAATTTGCACTTGCTGTTGCATCTGCTCTGTGGAAGAAACCAAAGTACTTAAACCATTCACCAGTTGCCGCAAATTATTTCTAAAAGCCGGATCGCCAGTCAATTCATCTAAATCAGATGTTATTTTTTGGGTATTTTCAAATGTTACCCGTGCCGAATCTAAAGTTTGTTGCAATAGCAGTCGGTTATTTGGATCGTTTAAAGTTTTAGTAGCATCGCGTAAAGTTGTTGATGCTTCCGCTGCATTTGCTGAGAGAGTTTCTAAATTTTGCAGTAATTTTCCTTGGGTGAAGCGATTGACTGTTGGTGATAAACTGCTGACTGTAACGCGCAGTTGATTGCTGGCTTGGCTAAGATTATTTAAAGTACCAACTAGCGTTGAGCGATTTGTTGTCACCAAATTATCCAGATTTGTCACCAAAGTTTTCGCTTGATTTGCAGTCGAACTAATAGTTTTTGCGGTTGTACCAAATTCAGTTGCAGTTGTGCTAAATTGCTTGGCGGTTGTACCGAATTGATTTACTGTTTGATTGGTAGATGTACTAAGTTTATCTGTTGCCCGTTGCACTGAATTAGCTGTGGCGGAAAATGTCCCTAATTGTTGTTGTGCGTTTTTGCTCAAAACCTGGAGTTCTCGACTTAAAGCCGCTACACTGACGGCTGCTTGAGAGGCAGTTTCTAGCGTTTTATTGACATTATTATAAAATGTCGGGTTACTGTATGCAACAGATAGCGCAGTGGAACTGCGAATAAGCTCATCAACACTGATGCCAACCTGACCTTTTAAGCGAGAGCCATTACAAAGGATAATCTGAGGATTGCAATTTTTTTCTGTGGGTTTAGCGACATCAGTTGCTTGAATTAACGTTGCTTTTGGTGTGATGTCGATAATGCTTTCGCTAATCAAACCGGACTGATTAGTTTCAACTAATACATCACGGGGGATTTTCAATTCAGGTTGAGAAATATCAACTTCCACTTCAACGTTATTTAAACCAGGTTGAATTTTGGAAATACTGCCTACTTTCACTCCGCGATAGCGAACAAGTGTTCCCTTTTGCATTCCACCGGCGTTAGCAAACTCGATAATAACTTTGTATGAACGTTGAGATGTAGTGACTCTATTCAACCACAGCAGAATCAGTCCAAATACCCCCAATCCTGCCAAAAGCAATAACCCTACAGAACCTTCTCTAAATGTTCGCGATCGCATTTTTCTCCTTCTGCCATCTAGCCGACATGAATCGGTCCATGCACACTCCCACTAAGAAATTGTCTAATCAAAGGATGTTCTGTATTCTCAAGTTCATCTATACTACCTTGCCACTGCACTTTACCTTCATAGAGAAAAATAACTTTGTCAGCGGTTCGACGAATAGTACTCTCTTGGTGGGTCACAATGGCATAAGTACCACATACTCCCTGAGTACATTGTAATTGGCGAATTAAATCTTCTATAACTGTAGAGGCAATTGGGTCAAGTCCGGCTGTCGGCTCATCGTATAGTAAAACTGCTGGTGCGTCTTGTGGGTTGTCTGGGTTGGACACAACTGCACGCGCAAAAGAAACGCGCTTTCGCATTCCTCCGGAAAGTTCACTAGGGTAACGCGAGCCGATTCCTGACAAACCTACCATATCCAATTTTTCCTCAACCAGATCTCGAATGCGCGATCGCGGCATTTTTGAGTATTGATAAAGTAAAAACCCTACATTCTGCTCGACTGTCAATGAATCGAATAATGCTGCCTGCTGAAACACCATCCCAATCCCAACCGGATCGACACCATCTTCTATCAAACCTTGTCGCCGTACCCCTTGTACATAAATTTCTCCAGCATCGGGAGCCATTAATCCTGCAATTACCCGTAAAATTGTTGATTTACCAGTACCGCTAGGACCAATAATTCCTAATGCTTCTCCCTGGTAAATTGTCAAGTCTACATTGTCTAAAACTTTATTGTTACCAAACGACTTAGAAACACCTTTAAGTTCAATCAATGGTTTATTCATTGGGAATGGGGAATTGGGCATTGGGCAATGGGCATTGGGCAATGGACCACTAACATTGTAGAGACGCGAGGAACATCGCGTCTCTACCAGTACAAACGCGAGGAACATCGCGTCTCTACCACTAACAACTAACAAAAATAAAAATGCAAGATTGTGATGTCATAGTCATTGGTAGCGGTATCGGCGGATTGTGTGCTGCTGGATTACTTGCACGTTATGGCAAGCGAGTAATTGTTTGTGAAAGCCATACAATTGCTGGTGGTGCTGCTCATAGCTTCAGACGACGAAAATTTGAATTTGATTCCGGTCCCTCTTTTTATTCGGGTTTGACTGATGCCCAGAGTTTAAATCCTCTCAAACAAGTTCTTGATGTTTTAGGCGAATCCCTTTTATGTGTGTCTTACGATCCTTTAGGACATTATCACCTTCCGGAAGGTACTTTTGCAGTTTATAGCAATATTGAGCGTTACCGTCATGAGGTGGAGAAAATTACGCCTCAAGGTGCTAGAGAATTAAAGCGGTTTGAAGAACGTTTGTTACCGCTTTATGAAGCGATGAAAGGCATTCCCACTTTAGCTTTGAGAACAGATTGGCAGATGATTTTGGTTTTACTAAGACGTTATTTGCCATCTTTGGCGAAAATGCTCCCCAATTTGCCGGTTGTCCAAGCTTCTGTGGGTAATGTGATGGATACTACAGTAAAAGATGCTTGGGTGCGGCGGTTGATTGATTTGGAATGCTTTTTAC includes:
- a CDS encoding ABC transporter ATP-binding protein, which codes for MNKPLIELKGVSKSFGNNKVLDNVDLTIYQGEALGIIGPSGTGKSTILRVIAGLMAPDAGEIYVQGVRRQGLIEDGVDPVGIGMVFQQAALFDSLTVEQNVGFLLYQYSKMPRSRIRDLVEEKLDMVGLSGIGSRYPSELSGGMRKRVSFARAVVSNPDNPQDAPAVLLYDEPTAGLDPIASTVIEDLIRQLQCTQGVCGTYAIVTHQESTIRRTADKVIFLYEGKVQWQGSIDELENTEHPLIRQFLSGSVHGPIHVG
- a CDS encoding MlaD family protein, producing MRSRTFREGSVGLLLLAGLGVFGLILLWLNRVTTSQRSYKVIIEFANAGGMQKGTLVRYRGVKVGSISKIQPGLNNVEVEVDISQPELKIPRDVLVETNQSGLISESIIDITPKATLIQATDVAKPTEKNCNPQIILCNGSRLKGQVGISVDELIRSSTALSVAYSNPTFYNNVNKTLETASQAAVSVAALSRELQVLSKNAQQQLGTFSATANSVQRATDKLSTSTNQTVNQFGTTAKQFSTTATEFGTTAKTISSTANQAKTLVTNLDNLVTTNRSTLVGTLNNLSQASNQLRVTVSSLSPTVNRFTQGKLLQNLETLSANAAEASTTLRDATKTLNDPNNRLLLQQTLDSARVTFENTQKITSDLDELTGDPAFRNNLRQLVNGLSTLVSSTEQMQQQVQIADTLDSFKASVKKSDLVIPTPTATQEVMIINTSPAAFKSATKKPEITISSSTSTSSQARLLKHLRQYKEQQKKLQLSKQAEQTGFKLTTDN